The following proteins are encoded in a genomic region of Reichenbachiella sp.:
- a CDS encoding ABC1 kinase family protein, with the protein MKTIDSIPVGKISRAGKLLTTGIKVGSNQLKYYGEKITNPKNARKNLDENNAEDIYNGLSQLKGSSLKVAQMLSMDKNILPEAYVDKFSLSQFSVPPLSGPLVQKTFKRYFGKSAEELFDKFESKSTHAASIGQVHKAEKDGKQLAVKIQYPGVAQSISSDLAIVKPFAMQLLNLKGKELEKYFKEVEGKLLEETDYKLEVNRSLSITEACSKIPNIRFPKYYKEFSNERVITMDWMTGVHMSEFTKNNNDQKAANQIGQTLWDFYMFQIHGLREVHADPHPGNFLIDESNQLIAIDFGCIKEIPEDFYVPYFELSNQAIMENSTIFEQKLYELEILRDDDSEAERVFFKTFFKELLSLFTLPFNLKNFDFNNDEFFNAIAEKGQQLSKNSEFKKMNQNRGSKHFLYMNRTFFGLYNLLYSLKAKVEINQFKKYV; encoded by the coding sequence ATGAAAACCATAGATAGCATTCCTGTAGGAAAAATCAGTCGCGCTGGAAAGTTGCTCACCACCGGAATCAAAGTCGGTTCGAACCAGCTGAAATATTACGGAGAGAAGATAACAAATCCGAAAAACGCTCGAAAAAATCTGGATGAAAACAATGCAGAGGATATCTACAATGGGCTAAGTCAGCTCAAAGGCAGTTCGCTAAAAGTTGCTCAAATGCTTAGCATGGATAAAAACATTTTGCCTGAAGCGTATGTCGACAAGTTTTCACTTTCTCAATTTTCTGTTCCTCCTTTATCCGGACCTTTAGTGCAGAAAACTTTTAAAAGGTATTTCGGCAAAAGTGCAGAAGAACTCTTTGACAAATTCGAATCAAAATCTACACATGCTGCTAGCATTGGACAGGTACATAAAGCAGAAAAAGATGGTAAACAACTAGCTGTGAAGATTCAGTACCCTGGAGTTGCACAGAGTATTTCATCAGACTTAGCCATCGTTAAGCCATTTGCGATGCAGCTGCTCAACTTGAAAGGCAAAGAGCTTGAAAAATATTTCAAAGAAGTTGAAGGAAAGTTGTTAGAAGAAACTGACTATAAACTGGAAGTAAATCGTAGTCTATCGATAACTGAAGCTTGCAGTAAAATACCTAATATCAGATTCCCGAAATACTACAAGGAGTTTTCCAATGAGCGTGTGATTACAATGGATTGGATGACAGGGGTTCACATGTCAGAATTCACAAAGAACAACAACGATCAGAAAGCGGCGAATCAAATTGGTCAAACACTTTGGGACTTTTATATGTTCCAAATACATGGTCTAAGAGAAGTGCATGCAGACCCTCACCCTGGTAATTTTCTAATCGATGAATCGAATCAACTAATAGCCATCGATTTTGGATGCATCAAGGAGATTCCCGAAGATTTTTATGTACCCTACTTCGAATTGTCGAATCAGGCCATCATGGAAAACTCGACCATTTTCGAACAAAAATTATATGAATTGGAAATATTGAGAGACGACGATAGTGAAGCGGAAAGAGTATTTTTCAAGACATTTTTCAAGGAGCTTTTGAGTCTGTTTACGCTGCCTTTCAATCTCAAGAACTTTGACTTTAACAACGATGAATTCTTTAATGCCATAGCAGAGAAAGGTCAGCAACTTTCAAAGAATTCGGAGTTTAAAAAAATGAATCAAAACAGAGGTTCGAAGCATTTTCTCTATATGAATAGGACATTTTTTGGTTTGTACAATCTACTATACAGCCTAAAGGCAAAAGTAGAAATCAATCAATTCAAGAAATACGTTTGA
- a CDS encoding aminoacyl-histidine dipeptidase — MSNDVRNLEPKEMWNCFADLNAVPRPSKKEERVIAFVKNFGESLNLDTYVDEVGNIIIKKPATPGMENRKTVCIQSHIDMVHQKNADTVFDFDTQGIDMFVEGDWVKAKGTTLGADNGIGAASIMALLASKDIAHPAIEGLFTIDEETGMTGAMGLKGGLLDAEIMLNLDTEDDHELTIGCAGGVDVTGEGTYKEEPVSGERVGLEIKMRGLSGGHSGMQIHEGLGNANKLMNRLLYALDSEFDMSIASIDGGGLRNAIPRESVAIISVLKAEKEELENEIIGLAEMMIEEHDTTDPEMEVDISEVATPAKALTKDFQQKLLRAVYALPNGIYRMSPDMEGLVQTSNNVARVAVGDGKYSIQCLTRSSVDTEKIDLALNIQAIFELLGAETTMDGDYPGWTPKPEADIVKLMDDLYQKTFGHKADVSACHAGLECGILGTNYPEMEMISFGPNIRGAHSPDERVQISSVQKYWPFLLETVKNIPLK; from the coding sequence ATGAGCAACGACGTTAGAAACCTCGAACCCAAAGAAATGTGGAACTGCTTTGCCGATTTGAATGCGGTACCCAGACCCTCGAAAAAAGAAGAAAGAGTAATCGCCTTTGTCAAGAATTTCGGCGAAAGTCTCAATCTCGATACTTATGTAGATGAAGTAGGCAATATCATTATCAAAAAGCCAGCGACGCCTGGCATGGAGAATCGTAAAACGGTATGTATCCAGAGCCACATAGATATGGTTCATCAGAAGAATGCCGATACGGTATTTGATTTCGATACACAGGGCATAGATATGTTTGTAGAAGGAGATTGGGTAAAGGCAAAAGGAACAACGCTAGGTGCTGACAATGGCATTGGCGCTGCTTCTATCATGGCTTTGCTGGCTTCAAAAGACATTGCACATCCTGCGATTGAAGGATTGTTTACTATTGACGAAGAAACTGGAATGACTGGTGCGATGGGCTTGAAGGGTGGTTTGCTAGATGCCGAAATCATGCTCAACCTCGATACCGAAGACGATCACGAATTAACTATTGGCTGTGCTGGTGGTGTGGATGTGACTGGAGAAGGGACTTACAAAGAAGAGCCAGTTTCAGGAGAAAGAGTTGGACTTGAAATCAAAATGAGAGGACTATCAGGCGGCCATTCTGGTATGCAAATCCATGAAGGTTTGGGTAATGCCAACAAACTGATGAATCGTCTGTTGTATGCCTTGGATTCTGAATTTGATATGAGCATCGCCAGCATAGATGGGGGAGGATTGAGAAATGCGATCCCAAGAGAATCTGTGGCTATAATCTCAGTTTTGAAAGCTGAAAAAGAAGAACTGGAAAATGAGATCATTGGACTAGCCGAAATGATGATCGAAGAACATGATACTACTGATCCTGAAATGGAAGTGGATATCAGTGAAGTGGCAACACCAGCTAAGGCGTTGACCAAAGACTTTCAGCAGAAGTTACTCAGAGCAGTTTATGCGTTGCCCAATGGCATTTATCGCATGAGCCCCGATATGGAAGGTTTGGTGCAAACGTCAAATAATGTTGCACGCGTAGCTGTTGGAGATGGTAAATACAGCATTCAATGTTTGACGAGAAGTTCCGTAGATACGGAAAAAATAGATTTAGCATTGAACATTCAAGCGATATTCGAATTGCTTGGAGCGGAAACAACAATGGATGGAGACTATCCAGGCTGGACACCAAAACCAGAAGCAGACATCGTGAAGCTAATGGATGATTTGTATCAAAAGACATTCGGTCACAAGGCGGATGTAAGTGCTTGTCATGCCGGGTTGGAATGTGGGATTCTCGGTACTAACTACCCAGAAATGGAAATGATCAGTTTTGGACCTAACATTCGAGGGGCACACTCACCGGATGAAAGAGTGCAAATCAGTTCGGTGCAGAAATATTGGCCGTTCCTATTGGAGACTGTGAAAAATATTCCTTTAAAATAA
- a CDS encoding T9SS type A sorting domain-containing protein, with product MKHLSKILLTALLLSSSVVWADKVLMFVSHEQTYYSEYIVMKAALEAAGHEVDVRSASTMDFSIYMTEHYADIPAAANAHETSNYSDFQSQFNGMFGQAWNETYNTVPASDNTTGSLLDVESIDGYIGIVVVGGTGSLDYRVDGAYASQGTDARELSATVIENTATHLNDLAIEALLQGKPVMAQCHGASIPAFWRIPDTSGSGHEVLGFSLLKGQISAGFPEGPGEPTGETLENLGVTYNPDDRVTIASPHSSLNDDGTGDYRIITTRDWFPQTVAHAARTFLNIIDTYPSQTRKETAVKTLILHGGAIDAGNCGPGNKENDVPCNHGGGDNLPADYTHLLALLNANGTEDDLNITTDHLDVTGTLVFNASNEAEVLAYLKDYDVVVFFKHWSNYITDEMLQAIVTFADDGGGVVGLHHALYNDQDNGQNKDVLVSNLFGAESSNSGWAANLATFDMYATDHGHFVSTYGVTFDDVALYPDMTSWNDDPLPAAANGSFSTLPHFEVYDELYINFDYSGDIPIGRGVNHLTPLFSNNAPPPIGSASQTRQAGFTQYFDGDEDGMVGKVAYIALGERRENMEATSTYGQIVRNLVVWAAPSLADKLSQYISMESFEDKMIGDPSFNLSASVSSGLPLTYSVTSGPASVDQTGQVTLTGVSGIVFIKISQAGNDVYEAAEKTVSFKVLDPAKQSQEITFNELSDREVGDEPFDLEATSSSSLLVSFSIIDGPATLSGMTVTLTGTGTVTIEASQPGNDTYNPATSIQRSFVVSEPDTPVNTLLSVDDSVDGIRVFPNPTKHWVHVQNGNPSQARLSIYSINGIKMLDYNLDRQASIDVSTWKPGVYLMKVIEQENITTTKILIER from the coding sequence ATGAAGCATTTATCTAAAATTCTATTAACAGCGCTTTTATTATCATCGTCTGTCGTTTGGGCGGATAAGGTTTTGATGTTTGTTTCACACGAACAGACCTATTATTCGGAGTATATTGTGATGAAGGCTGCACTAGAAGCTGCCGGTCATGAGGTAGATGTACGTAGTGCTTCAACGATGGATTTCTCCATTTACATGACTGAACACTATGCAGATATTCCGGCCGCCGCCAATGCGCATGAAACGAGTAATTATTCTGATTTTCAATCCCAATTCAACGGTATGTTCGGGCAGGCTTGGAATGAAACATACAATACCGTTCCGGCTTCGGACAATACCACAGGGAGTCTATTAGACGTAGAATCCATCGACGGGTATATCGGAATCGTAGTGGTTGGTGGAACCGGGTCGCTCGACTATAGAGTGGATGGAGCCTATGCATCACAAGGAACAGACGCACGCGAACTCTCTGCAACGGTTATAGAAAACACAGCAACACATTTGAATGATTTGGCCATCGAAGCTTTGCTCCAAGGCAAGCCGGTGATGGCTCAATGTCACGGGGCCAGCATCCCTGCATTTTGGAGAATTCCGGACACTAGTGGTTCCGGGCATGAAGTTTTAGGTTTTAGCCTGCTGAAAGGACAAATTTCAGCAGGCTTCCCTGAAGGCCCAGGAGAGCCAACAGGCGAAACCCTCGAAAATTTGGGTGTAACCTACAATCCGGATGACCGAGTGACAATAGCTAGTCCTCATAGTTCACTTAATGACGATGGGACAGGAGATTATCGCATCATTACGACCAGAGACTGGTTTCCACAGACCGTAGCGCATGCGGCCCGTACTTTTTTGAACATCATTGATACTTATCCAAGTCAAACCAGAAAAGAAACGGCAGTAAAAACCTTGATTCTACATGGAGGAGCCATTGATGCTGGCAATTGTGGCCCGGGTAACAAAGAGAATGACGTGCCTTGCAATCATGGAGGAGGAGACAATCTGCCAGCAGACTATACACACCTATTGGCACTACTCAATGCCAACGGAACTGAGGATGACTTGAATATTACTACTGACCACCTGGATGTGACTGGGACTTTAGTATTCAATGCAAGCAATGAAGCGGAAGTACTCGCTTATTTAAAAGACTATGATGTGGTGGTATTCTTTAAGCATTGGTCGAACTATATCACGGATGAAATGCTTCAAGCTATTGTGACCTTTGCAGACGACGGAGGTGGCGTGGTCGGTTTGCATCATGCGCTATATAATGATCAAGATAATGGTCAGAACAAAGATGTGCTCGTTTCCAACCTATTTGGTGCAGAGTCCTCTAATTCTGGCTGGGCAGCTAATCTGGCTACTTTTGATATGTATGCCACAGATCATGGGCATTTTGTATCTACTTATGGGGTGACTTTTGATGATGTTGCCTTGTACCCTGATATGACCTCATGGAATGATGATCCTTTGCCTGCCGCAGCGAATGGTTCATTTTCTACCCTTCCTCACTTCGAAGTGTACGACGAGCTGTACATTAATTTTGATTATAGCGGAGACATTCCTATTGGAAGAGGAGTTAATCATTTGACACCATTATTTTCCAATAATGCGCCTCCCCCGATTGGAAGTGCCTCACAAACTCGACAGGCTGGGTTTACCCAATATTTTGATGGTGATGAAGATGGTATGGTAGGCAAAGTCGCTTATATCGCATTGGGTGAAAGGAGAGAGAATATGGAGGCTACCAGCACTTATGGACAAATTGTTAGAAATCTGGTGGTTTGGGCTGCTCCCAGTCTGGCAGACAAACTTTCACAATATATTTCCATGGAGTCATTTGAGGATAAAATGATCGGAGATCCTTCCTTCAATTTGAGTGCTTCGGTGAGTAGTGGACTTCCATTGACTTACTCGGTAACTTCTGGGCCGGCGAGCGTAGATCAAACCGGACAAGTGACACTTACTGGAGTTTCTGGAATTGTCTTTATAAAAATATCCCAGGCTGGTAACGACGTGTATGAAGCTGCCGAAAAGACAGTTTCTTTTAAAGTGCTTGACCCAGCTAAACAATCGCAGGAAATTACCTTCAACGAACTTTCTGACCGTGAGGTAGGGGATGAGCCATTCGATTTGGAGGCTACTTCATCTTCAAGTTTATTGGTGAGTTTTTCCATTATTGATGGGCCGGCTACCCTTTCCGGAATGACGGTAACTCTTACAGGAACGGGTACCGTAACCATCGAAGCGAGTCAGCCAGGAAATGACACTTATAATCCGGCTACATCGATTCAGCGCTCCTTCGTGGTGAGCGAACCGGATACGCCTGTAAATACCTTATTATCAGTAGATGATTCGGTAGATGGGATCCGGGTTTTCCCCAATCCCACAAAACATTGGGTGCATGTTCAAAATGGAAATCCCTCTCAAGCGAGACTTAGCATCTATTCGATCAATGGAATAAAAATGTTGGATTATAATTTGGATAGACAGGCAAGTATAGATGTAAGTACCTGGAAGCCAGGTGTCTATTTGATGAAGGTCATTGAGCAAGAAAATATCACAACAACCAAAATCCTTATCGAGAGGTAA
- a CDS encoding G8 domain-containing protein, producing MKNIVIILWAFCATMITTSLWGQQAILVESGDQVDLQADTYRGTIQWQQSTELNTWSDITGAIGGSYKATINELPVYFRAEIIEAGCESPHYSETIQVLGIDDVMLWSDAATWEGTKPQAGDEVVIPAGHYVLLDEDTPNLGGLTIKGALQFDTQDLELTSEWIVVEGTFKIGSPNQPFQQKATITLNDTDTEASRMGMGTRGIMVMGGYLELHGVAPDVIWTKINAHAASGSTSLSLIESVDWTTGDEIVVAPTDYYEAGFGASVTQRISLTSVSGGQLGLADPLNAQRWGLLQYPVADGLSLSPSGTVSPPVADTESTTTPLILDERAEVGNLTRNIVIQAPDDNLWKNEGFGVHTMIMPSGKAFIEGVEFKRAGQAGRFRRYPFHWHMLSYEGTATLSDATGQYFNKNTINSSANRGIVIHGTNGVEVRDNIVYDTRGHGVFTEDAVERRNTIDGNLVLHVRNPEYGSQLMEHEVGSFGSSGFWIANPDNTVTNNAAADCQTFGYWLAFPDRPFGPSAEVLASDGQLIRPNRILFGTFDGNTAHSNKNDGLHLDDPQNDEDGNTFPLQYWSSTDGRADNGNTESLRRFTLARFHTWKNMDNGSWDRGVWTDMIEFVSADNCGRFFAGSGAEGVIERGLIVGTSLNYMMNGTGRPDIADFQFNASSAPTAFATYHSAFSMKNNILVNFEVTEHDRAGVFASDDYYLRAVDMGMMRNTNNTFINSHPGVKLQSTDSYFTLASALYDPYGFWGPEGNYFVYDDPFLTHGKTVHTVELGTEIAGGVSVAGPFYGFAAFVLHGVGYTPPLTSPDQDIMAIHVDRYEPDDLDLNSVVATWDVDAAQPNWTLQHMRDFATTPDGLYVLTFPGETNPTDFLMEVEQMKETSDTQVIGVQFDGSIDPVVRWQQERNANNYTYYSELNSLTDVVNSSGESWWQDKANHRVWIKLRGGKWEENQYDTGWERTTNETMQLLIRPEN from the coding sequence ATGAAAAATATAGTAATAATTTTGTGGGCGTTTTGTGCGACAATGATCACTACCTCCTTATGGGGCCAACAGGCCATCCTGGTTGAATCCGGCGATCAGGTAGATCTACAGGCTGATACTTATAGAGGAACCATCCAATGGCAACAATCAACAGAGCTGAACACATGGTCTGATATTACTGGAGCCATCGGTGGTAGCTACAAAGCCACAATTAATGAGTTGCCGGTTTATTTCAGAGCAGAAATAATTGAGGCCGGTTGTGAAAGCCCCCACTATAGCGAAACTATTCAGGTACTAGGGATAGATGATGTCATGTTGTGGTCGGATGCTGCCACCTGGGAAGGTACCAAACCTCAGGCCGGCGATGAAGTTGTGATACCAGCTGGCCATTATGTATTGCTGGATGAAGACACACCCAACCTAGGCGGACTGACAATAAAAGGAGCGCTACAATTTGATACCCAAGATCTTGAATTGACCAGCGAATGGATTGTCGTAGAAGGAACTTTTAAAATCGGTTCGCCAAACCAACCTTTCCAGCAAAAAGCTACCATCACACTTAATGATACTGATACAGAGGCCAGTCGAATGGGGATGGGAACACGAGGCATCATGGTAATGGGCGGATATCTTGAGCTTCATGGAGTTGCTCCTGATGTCATCTGGACAAAAATTAATGCGCACGCTGCATCAGGATCTACTTCACTATCATTGATAGAGAGTGTGGACTGGACAACAGGAGATGAAATTGTGGTTGCCCCGACGGATTATTACGAAGCAGGATTTGGAGCTTCGGTCACTCAGCGAATCAGCCTCACCAGCGTGAGTGGGGGGCAATTGGGTCTGGCCGACCCATTGAATGCCCAAAGGTGGGGACTATTGCAATATCCTGTAGCAGATGGACTCAGCCTTTCTCCTTCAGGTACGGTTTCTCCACCAGTGGCCGATACTGAATCCACGACTACACCTTTGATCCTTGACGAGCGTGCGGAGGTAGGAAATTTGACTCGAAATATTGTTATCCAGGCACCGGATGATAACTTATGGAAGAACGAAGGGTTTGGTGTGCACACGATGATTATGCCAAGTGGCAAGGCATTCATCGAAGGGGTTGAATTTAAACGAGCCGGACAGGCAGGTAGATTCAGAAGATATCCCTTTCATTGGCACATGCTGAGTTATGAAGGTACTGCTACGCTTTCAGATGCCACTGGACAATACTTTAATAAAAATACTATCAACTCTTCGGCCAATCGAGGCATTGTGATACATGGCACCAACGGCGTCGAGGTCAGAGATAATATTGTCTATGATACTCGAGGTCATGGAGTTTTTACCGAAGACGCAGTAGAACGAAGAAACACGATCGATGGCAATCTGGTGCTGCATGTCAGAAATCCTGAATATGGTTCTCAGCTGATGGAGCATGAAGTGGGTAGCTTCGGTTCGTCAGGCTTTTGGATAGCCAATCCAGACAATACAGTAACAAACAATGCTGCAGCAGATTGTCAAACCTTTGGGTATTGGCTGGCTTTTCCTGACCGACCTTTTGGTCCTAGTGCTGAGGTGCTGGCTAGTGATGGCCAATTGATTAGGCCCAATAGAATACTATTCGGCACCTTTGATGGCAATACCGCCCATTCCAATAAAAACGATGGTCTCCATTTGGATGATCCTCAAAACGACGAAGATGGTAACACTTTTCCTCTTCAATATTGGTCTAGTACGGATGGCCGGGCAGACAATGGAAATACCGAAAGCCTGAGACGATTTACCTTGGCTAGATTCCATACCTGGAAGAATATGGATAATGGCTCCTGGGATCGAGGTGTTTGGACGGATATGATTGAATTTGTGTCTGCTGACAACTGCGGACGTTTTTTTGCCGGCTCGGGAGCCGAAGGTGTGATTGAAAGAGGTTTGATTGTAGGTACCAGTCTCAACTATATGATGAATGGCACTGGCCGGCCTGACATTGCTGATTTTCAGTTCAATGCTTCTTCAGCACCTACGGCTTTTGCTACTTATCATAGTGCGTTCAGCATGAAAAATAATATTTTAGTCAATTTCGAAGTTACAGAACATGACCGAGCGGGGGTATTTGCCTCCGACGACTACTATCTCCGCGCAGTAGACATGGGCATGATGCGAAACACCAATAACACTTTTATCAATTCTCACCCCGGAGTGAAACTTCAATCCACAGATAGTTATTTCACGTTGGCGAGTGCTTTGTATGACCCTTATGGTTTTTGGGGGCCAGAGGGCAATTATTTTGTGTATGATGATCCTTTTCTTACGCATGGCAAAACGGTTCATACTGTAGAACTGGGTACAGAAATAGCAGGAGGTGTGAGTGTAGCAGGCCCATTTTATGGCTTTGCTGCTTTTGTGCTCCATGGAGTTGGATATACTCCACCGCTTACGTCTCCGGATCAGGACATCATGGCGATCCATGTGGATAGGTATGAACCAGATGATTTGGATCTGAATTCGGTGGTGGCTACCTGGGATGTCGATGCTGCACAACCCAATTGGACACTTCAGCATATGAGGGATTTTGCCACTACACCAGATGGTTTGTACGTGCTCACCTTCCCGGGCGAAACCAACCCAACGGACTTTCTAATGGAAGTAGAGCAGATGAAAGAAACATCGGATACCCAAGTCATTGGTGTTCAGTTCGATGGAAGCATAGATCCGGTCGTTCGTTGGCAACAAGAAAGGAATGCTAATAACTATACCTACTATTCCGAACTAAATTCTTTGACTGATGTAGTTAATTCTTCAGGAGAATCCTGGTGGCAAGACAAAGCCAACCATCGGGTATGGATAAAACTTAGAGGAGGTAAATGGGAAGAAAATCAATACGACACCGGCTGGGAGCGTACAACTAATGAAACCATGCAATTGTTAATTAGACCTGAAAATTAA
- a CDS encoding T9SS type A sorting domain-containing protein has translation MKTHITTLFMLISSYCFSQTVHSVTVSVGQAAGCPVVASIEHSPYFQVFPNPTSATFTIQTDLERAHFRLIDMHGRTLRNDQLLGRKQEVDIEGLPKGMYILHLNNEKTSDMVKIRIK, from the coding sequence ATGAAGACGCATATTACTACTTTATTCATGCTTATCAGTAGCTATTGCTTTAGCCAAACAGTTCATTCGGTTACCGTATCTGTAGGTCAAGCTGCTGGTTGCCCGGTCGTAGCTAGCATAGAGCACTCTCCCTACTTCCAAGTATTCCCTAATCCAACTTCAGCCACATTCACCATTCAAACCGACCTGGAAAGGGCACATTTCAGATTGATCGACATGCATGGACGCACGCTTCGAAATGATCAACTACTGGGCAGGAAGCAAGAAGTAGATATTGAAGGGTTACCTAAGGGGATGTACATCCTCCATTTGAACAATGAAAAAACCTCTGACATGGTTAAGATCAGGATCAAGTGA
- a CDS encoding tetratricopeptide repeat protein has translation MNKNAYLLLFLLSIPLYPIAQSLQFEEALTKAHLGRLNRDSALWWSNRAYSIAKQKNSPVSINRSLVYVGAAYCNLGERDTAKQILNKAVSELDDRSFEKGFGTWYLGKVHLREAEYIKAKSYYLLAIPILKSCDSVKYESNCLTEIGLSFGMQGDYSTALKWYTKAYENKLQNGLGHKVDIELHNIANVYMRQGSYDKAISFYRKAMEHKDGRNDHSPYIGVGGVYNLQLMVDSALYYYKKAYEIAVNENSEKGQATSAINLSNIYYQKKEHRLAIEYLQKARATKGLRNRSIPPVYTELGKNYFGLNMLDSARYFSEIGLREAKRVKYRQYIAESSEFLSLVLAKQRNFEKAYEYASMSMTYTDSITRERRDDAITDQRIKFETLKKQHEIDALNAENQVHQYKLISLMVGIVSLALIAFLAFVNFRSRAHLKQAKLEEEKSALQLELEKKHAQLSAHTLQMIHHKNGIEEIEQQLKELDGAGKQKIKNIISINKAQEKDWDNFNNYFSDVHAQFFDVLKSYHNDLTQSEIRLCALLRMKLANSEIATLLNIESKSVKMARYRLKKKLQLEEEQDLNSYISKLEMNDSSMSKS, from the coding sequence ATGAATAAGAATGCTTATTTACTACTTTTTTTATTATCTATCCCATTATATCCCATTGCTCAATCATTGCAATTTGAAGAAGCACTCACAAAAGCACACTTAGGAAGACTCAACAGAGATAGTGCCTTGTGGTGGTCAAACCGAGCTTACTCCATCGCAAAACAGAAAAACTCACCAGTATCTATAAATAGATCATTGGTATATGTTGGTGCTGCCTACTGCAATTTGGGTGAAAGAGATACAGCAAAACAAATTCTAAATAAGGCTGTTTCTGAATTGGATGACCGTTCTTTTGAAAAAGGTTTTGGAACTTGGTATTTGGGCAAAGTACATCTTAGAGAGGCAGAATATATTAAAGCCAAATCTTATTATTTATTAGCTATTCCAATTTTAAAGTCATGTGATTCTGTTAAATACGAAAGTAACTGCCTGACTGAAATTGGGCTGAGTTTTGGTATGCAAGGGGATTATTCCACAGCCTTGAAATGGTATACCAAGGCGTATGAAAATAAACTGCAAAATGGTCTGGGCCATAAAGTAGATATTGAGCTCCATAATATAGCCAATGTGTATATGCGGCAAGGTAGCTACGATAAGGCTATTAGTTTCTATCGTAAAGCTATGGAACATAAAGATGGAAGAAATGATCACAGTCCTTATATTGGCGTAGGAGGCGTATATAATTTACAGCTCATGGTTGATAGTGCCTTGTATTATTACAAAAAGGCATACGAGATTGCAGTAAATGAAAATTCAGAAAAAGGACAGGCTACTTCTGCAATTAACTTGAGTAATATTTATTATCAAAAGAAGGAGCATCGGCTGGCCATTGAATATTTACAAAAAGCTCGTGCTACCAAGGGGTTACGAAATCGCTCTATACCTCCAGTCTATACCGAACTAGGAAAAAATTATTTTGGACTGAATATGCTCGATAGCGCTAGGTACTTTAGTGAAATTGGGCTAAGAGAGGCAAAGAGGGTTAAGTATCGACAGTATATAGCTGAGTCTAGCGAATTTTTGAGTTTGGTGCTAGCAAAGCAACGAAACTTCGAAAAAGCCTATGAATATGCCTCTATGTCTATGACATATACCGATTCGATCACGCGAGAAAGAAGAGACGATGCCATAACTGATCAGAGGATCAAATTTGAGACCCTTAAAAAGCAGCATGAAATAGACGCACTGAATGCAGAAAATCAAGTACATCAGTATAAGTTAATATCACTCATGGTGGGTATTGTTTCGTTGGCATTGATAGCGTTTCTGGCCTTTGTGAATTTTAGATCCAGAGCGCATCTCAAACAAGCCAAATTGGAGGAAGAAAAATCAGCACTTCAATTAGAACTTGAAAAAAAACATGCGCAGTTGTCTGCTCATACGCTCCAAATGATTCATCATAAAAATGGAATAGAGGAAATAGAGCAACAACTCAAAGAACTGGATGGTGCTGGCAAGCAAAAAATTAAGAACATCATTTCTATCAACAAGGCTCAGGAAAAAGACTGGGACAACTTCAATAACTATTTTAGCGATGTCCATGCTCAATTTTTTGATGTTTTAAAATCTTATCACAATGATTTGACACAAAGTGAAATTAGACTTTGCGCATTGTTGAGAATGAAGTTGGCCAACAGTGAAATTGCCACTCTGTTGAATATTGAGTCAAAAAGTGTGAAGATGGCGAGATATCGATTGAAGAAAAAGCTGCAACTAGAAGAAGAGCAGGATTTGAATTCTTATATCTCAAAGCTGGAAATGAATGATTCTAGTATGTCAAAAAGTTAA
- a CDS encoding DUF5522 domain-containing protein → MSESNDSPDYYFNEQGLMVFTAAYHLKRGYCCKNGCKHCPYGFKKKV, encoded by the coding sequence CTGTCAGAATCGAACGATTCACCAGATTATTACTTCAATGAGCAAGGCCTGATGGTCTTTACCGCTGCCTATCATCTTAAAAGGGGATATTGTTGTAAAAATGGATGCAAACATTGTCCCTACGGATTTAAAAAGAAAGTATAG